In Oscillatoria acuminata PCC 6304, a single window of DNA contains:
- a CDS encoding helicase-related protein, with protein MILPDYIDNSQHTLEAVLTDLIKDDRQLILDLATGFFRIEAWLRLEAPMNQLNRLRLLIGRDPAIRPAESDRIDLVKYLRREIQQQLEKKEFKSDYKDDIDRVIAYFQQDHIQMRLFGAFGDKSQFLHAKAYIFDRYSIVGSSNFTPRGLEGNSELNVVNKIEAIARDLRENWFERFWNDPSVDLDYKSKFIDALNASKFGSKAYTPYQVFLKALYELFKEESVVGEGDRTSVELASFQQEGFARAVRLINKHGGCMVADAVGLGKTYIGLRVLDHYLIEERKPGKVPRALVLCPAQLRDLVWNKKLDEFGIKADVLSHEEISRNEFDIRRYSNYDIVVIDESHNFRNSATNRYRNLQKLINSGKRSKKLVLLTATPINNSVFDLYHQILLLSRGQTTYYHRTDGISNSNLQTYFKALSKGQIEITNLLFETMVRRSRQDVIRRQQKGEEIRIGGKLIHFPARKLENFTYNFEASFSGLYLKIANCIDDLNLAPYNIKAFKKRKAREDENEVKRNKALVALQKALYLKRLESGLVAFRNSLERQAKFQDKFYQILTKEGKLLDSKKFRKLLLALEDEEESQSATEIINYLEAVDAKQYNLKTLEEQIQADLTMLHDILKMLDTIETSVETGTDYDRKLVAFKELLIDNLKGQKILVFSYFKDTAEHLHKKLIDDSEWLRQMAVNGRSPVIELITGATPSKQRKEKVSRFAPKANQDETQGNLERLLNDPIDILICTDVLSEGQNLQDAGVLVNYDLHWNPVRMIQRAGRIDRLGTDYEQLYIYNCFPEEGLEELLGLVKRLQDRIATIDREVGLDASVLGEAISDKSLEELFRLKRATTDAEKQAILEELEQASDLISLDKMRLPLLEYIQRKTAEEVEDIPLGIHSTRYFRIPQSEFAEGGLFMAFKTEDNHYWHFYPRINNAISTDFNAAITDRGKIFNWIKCQESDFPPPEQLPPTPFNQTIFPVVESALNNLMLMFEKQQSGVKIKPALTKVLVNVLQAFKEPTLFQDSVSSEVNERIISVISTSNLSPFERDIRRMWDRFKESRSLAELAADLDEFFVENELYRETEEDPQLKRFKMVQREDIQLVCYEWFYPTQSKS; from the coding sequence ATGATATTACCCGACTACATAGACAACAGCCAACACACCCTCGAAGCCGTCCTTACCGATTTAATTAAGGACGATCGCCAGCTTATCCTCGACCTTGCCACCGGCTTTTTCCGCATTGAAGCATGGTTGCGGTTAGAGGCTCCTATGAACCAGCTAAACCGGCTGAGGCTGCTCATCGGTCGTGACCCAGCTATCCGCCCCGCCGAGAGCGATCGCATCGACTTGGTGAAGTATCTGCGGCGGGAGATTCAGCAGCAGTTAGAGAAGAAGGAATTTAAGAGCGACTACAAAGACGACATTGACCGTGTAATTGCCTACTTCCAGCAAGACCATATCCAGATGCGGTTGTTCGGAGCATTTGGGGACAAGTCCCAGTTTCTCCATGCCAAGGCTTACATATTCGATAGATACAGCATTGTTGGTTCGAGCAACTTCACACCACGGGGCCTGGAGGGCAATTCCGAGCTAAACGTGGTCAATAAAATCGAGGCGATCGCTCGTGACTTGCGAGAAAACTGGTTTGAGCGGTTTTGGAATGACCCCAGCGTTGACCTGGACTACAAGAGTAAATTTATTGATGCCCTCAACGCTTCCAAGTTTGGCAGCAAGGCTTACACGCCCTATCAGGTTTTTCTCAAGGCGTTGTACGAACTATTTAAGGAAGAGTCGGTGGTTGGGGAAGGCGATCGCACGTCGGTGGAACTCGCCAGTTTTCAGCAGGAAGGATTTGCTCGGGCGGTGCGGCTGATTAACAAGCATGGGGGCTGCATGGTTGCCGATGCAGTTGGCTTAGGAAAAACCTACATCGGTTTGCGGGTACTCGACCATTACTTAATTGAAGAACGCAAGCCCGGGAAAGTCCCTCGCGCCCTGGTGCTCTGTCCGGCTCAGTTGCGGGATTTGGTTTGGAATAAAAAACTGGACGAGTTTGGCATCAAAGCCGATGTTCTTTCTCATGAAGAAATTAGCCGCAATGAGTTTGATATCCGTCGTTATAGTAACTACGATATCGTCGTGATTGATGAATCGCATAATTTCCGTAACTCTGCCACCAATCGCTATCGTAACCTCCAAAAGTTAATTAATAGTGGCAAGCGTAGTAAAAAACTCGTCTTGCTCACCGCCACGCCTATCAACAATAGTGTGTTTGACCTGTACCATCAAATTCTCTTGCTCAGTCGCGGCCAAACCACTTATTATCATCGGACTGACGGCATTAGCAACAGCAACCTTCAAACTTATTTTAAAGCCTTATCCAAAGGTCAAATAGAAATTACTAATCTCTTATTTGAGACAATGGTCAGGCGGTCACGGCAGGATGTGATTCGGCGGCAGCAGAAAGGGGAAGAGATTCGGATTGGGGGTAAACTCATCCATTTTCCAGCGAGGAAATTGGAGAATTTTACCTATAACTTTGAAGCCAGTTTCTCTGGATTGTATCTTAAAATTGCCAATTGCATTGATGATTTAAACTTAGCCCCGTATAACATTAAGGCATTTAAAAAGCGTAAAGCGAGGGAAGATGAGAACGAAGTAAAGCGGAACAAGGCACTGGTGGCGTTACAGAAAGCGCTTTACCTCAAGAGGCTAGAAAGTGGGCTAGTCGCCTTTAGGAATAGTCTTGAAAGGCAAGCTAAATTCCAAGATAAATTTTATCAAATTCTTACCAAAGAAGGTAAGCTACTCGATAGCAAAAAATTCCGCAAACTGCTTTTAGCTCTTGAAGACGAGGAGGAGTCTCAATCCGCTACAGAAATTATCAATTATCTGGAAGCAGTTGATGCCAAGCAATATAATTTGAAGACTTTGGAAGAGCAAATCCAAGCCGATTTGACGATGTTACACGATATCCTCAAAATGCTTGACACCATTGAAACCAGTGTTGAAACGGGAACAGACTATGACCGCAAACTGGTGGCGTTCAAAGAATTACTGATTGACAACCTGAAAGGCCAAAAAATCTTAGTGTTTAGCTACTTTAAGGATACGGCGGAACACTTACACAAAAAGCTAATTGATGATTCAGAGTGGTTGAGGCAGATGGCAGTTAATGGGCGATCGCCCGTTATTGAACTCATCACTGGAGCAACACCCTCAAAGCAGCGTAAGGAGAAGGTCAGCCGATTTGCACCGAAGGCGAACCAGGATGAAACTCAGGGAAATTTAGAACGCCTACTGAACGACCCGATTGATATCCTTATCTGCACAGACGTACTCTCGGAAGGTCAAAACCTGCAAGATGCTGGGGTGCTGGTGAACTATGACTTACACTGGAACCCGGTACGGATGATTCAACGGGCCGGACGTATCGACCGACTTGGCACTGACTATGAGCAACTCTACATTTACAACTGCTTCCCCGAGGAAGGGCTAGAGGAACTGTTGGGTTTGGTGAAGCGGTTGCAGGATAGGATTGCGACGATTGACCGCGAAGTTGGACTTGATGCTAGTGTACTCGGTGAAGCTATCTCCGATAAATCACTTGAGGAACTGTTCCGTCTCAAGCGTGCCACCACTGACGCGGAAAAGCAAGCCATCCTGGAAGAATTGGAACAAGCCTCTGATTTAATTTCCTTAGATAAAATGCGATTGCCCTTACTCGAATACATTCAGCGCAAAACGGCTGAAGAGGTGGAGGATATTCCGCTAGGCATTCACAGCACTCGCTATTTCAGAATTCCTCAGTCTGAATTTGCCGAAGGTGGCCTTTTTATGGCATTTAAGACTGAAGATAACCATTACTGGCATTTCTATCCCCGCATTAACAATGCAATTTCTACTGATTTTAATGCTGCCATCACGGATAGAGGCAAGATATTTAACTGGATTAAATGCCAAGAATCAGACTTTCCACCTCCTGAACAACTGCCCCCAACACCATTCAACCAAACAATTTTTCCAGTAGTGGAAAGTGCGCTCAATAATCTAATGCTCATGTTTGAGAAGCAACAATCAGGAGTGAAGATAAAGCCAGCACTCACCAAAGTTCTGGTTAATGTTTTACAAGCATTCAAGGAACCGACACTCTTCCAAGATTCGGTCAGTTCAGAAGTTAATGAGCGAATTATTTCAGTCATCAGCACATCCAACCTCAGCCCGTTTGAGCGAGATATTAGACGGATGTGGGACCGATTTAAGGAATCAAGAAGTTTAGCTGAACTGGCGGCTGACTTAGATGAGTTTTTCGTTGAAAATGAGTTGTATCGAGAAACAGAGGAGGACCCACAACTAAAAAGGTTCAAAATGGTCCAACGAGAAGATATCCAACTCGTTTGCTACGAATGGTTTTATCCCACTCAATCAAAATCTTAA